TGTCGGTGGCCGACATCAAGCCGGGCGGGCCGGCCCGGGCCCGCGGCGCCGGTACCGCGCCGGTCTCGGTCGGCGCGGCCGCCCTGGACCACGCGCAGCTGTCCCGCGGCGGGCTGCTGATCTCGGGTGCGACCGTCTCCGCGGACGGCCGGCTCGGATCGGGCCGGGGCGTGCGGGCCAACCCGGTGGCGGGGCTGGACTGGGGTTCCGGCCCGCTGGCGGCGCTGTTCGCCCGTCCGTTGGCGGAGGCCGTCTCGGAGCGCCTCGCCGACGGCCCGCTGGCCGACCCGGACCGGGCGGAGGTGCTGCGCCGGCCCGTCGGCTGCGATCTGGTGGTGCTCGGCGCGTCCGGCGACTGCCTGCTCGCCCGCGAGCTGGACGGGGCCACCGGGGAGCCGCACGGCCCGCTGGTCCGGCTGGTCGCCGCCAACCGCCACCCGGACCTGGCACACACCGCCAACCTCACCCGGCTCGCCGCCCACCCGGGTCTGCGGGTGCGGGTGCTCGCCCGGGTCGACCCGGACCGGGCCGCCACCCTGCGCCCGCTGGCGGTCGCACCCGTGCCGGGGGCTGAGGCCACGCTGCGGCTCCCGGCCGAGTGGCAGGGCCGGGCCGACCTCGGCTACGACCTGCTCCAGGGCGCGCACTTCCCCGCCCCGGGCGACGCCGGGGCCTGCGGGCCGGACGTCGTAGCCGGGCCGGACCCGCTGGGCGACTCGCCGCTGTGGCGGGTCCGCCGCCTGGTGGAGCTGGCGGTCGCGGGCGGTCGGCGCGCCGTCGCCGAGTCGGCGCGCAGCGGCGGGGCCCGGACGGACGCGGCGGCGCTGCGGCGCACCGGTTTCCGCACGGCCGGTGAGCTCTCGACGGCGCTCGCAGCGGAGGCCGACCGGCGCCGGCGCGACGTCTTCGGCCGGCTCGGCGACCCGAGCGCCGACCGCTACGCGGAGCAGTGGCTGGCCGCCGCCCTCCACCTCACCGCCGCCGAGCGCGAGCTCGTCCGGGCGACCTGGCACACCCGGGAGGCGGCGGCCGGCTGAGCCGGCACCCGTACGGCGGCGCCCCTGCGTGCAGGGGCGCCGCCTCGACAGGATTGATGATTCGTCAGATTCCCTGTGTGCGCAGGTGTTCGAGTGTGGCAGCCTGCGTACCCAGGACGACCGCTCACCGGGGGGACCCATGCGACACCTTTCGACCGTACGTGCCCGGCTCGCCGCCGTCCTCGTCTGCGGCGCCCTGCTCACCGCCTGTGGCTCCGGCTCGTCGGGCTCCGGCGGGGACGCGGCCGCGGCGAGCTCGCCCGCCCCCGAGGAGAGCGGCCCGGGCGCCTACACGGCGAAGGACGAGATCTGTGCCCTGCTCGACCTCGGGCAGCTCCGCGACTCCATGGGCCAGGCCTCGGGCGCCGGCAAGAACAGCACGGCCGCCCTCGGCGGCGGCCCCAGCACGTCCTGCCTCACGGTCCTCAACAACGCCGACAACCGCTCCGGCGGCAGCGTGAACGTCAAGGCCGTCTGGTGGCGGGACGTGGCCAGTGCGCGGGACCTGTACCGCCTGTCCCGTACCGACACCACCCCGCGGGACGCCCGGGACGGCAAGGTCGACGACCTGCCGAATGTCGGCGAGCAGGCCCACCGCTGGGTGGGCAGCGGCAGCGCCGACAAGGTCGTCTACCTCAACCTGGTGACCCGCCGCAGCAACCTCGAGCTGGTCATCACGGCCATCGCCGACTCCGCCACCCCCGTCACCGCCGAGCAGCAGGCCAAGGTCTTCGACGGCATGGCCCGCCTCGCCGAGGCCACGTTCACCCGCCTCCGGTCCTGACCGGCCGCCGCTGTCCGGTGTCCGCCCCGGAACCTGGCCCAGTACGCCGTGACCATCCCACCACGGCGGTGCAGACCGTCGTCGACCGCTCGACCCGCACCGTCCGGTACAGCAGCGCCGGGCGCCCGCCCCCGTTGCTGGTCCACGCGGACGGCGCCGTGCAGGTGCTCGACGGGGCCACCGATCCGCCGCTTGGCGCCTGGGAGAACGACATCCCGCGCTCCGAGGCGACCGCCGGGTACCGGCCCGGGGCCACCCTGGTGCTCTACACCGACGGCCTGATCGAGCGGCGCGGCGAGGACATCGACGTCGGGCTGGGACGGCTCACCGCCAGCGCCGCGCGGCACCGCGGCCTCGACCCGGAGGACCTGGCGGACGCCGTGCTCGCCGACCTCGGCGCCGACGGCCCCCAGGGCACGGACGACATCGCCCTGGTCGCCGTCCGGCTCTGATCCGCCCGGCCGCACCGTGCGCCCCGCACCGGGTGCGCTCCGACGGCTCCGGAGGGAGGCTGGTCTCCCCCGAGGTCAACCAGTCCACGAAGGGACGGAACCGTGGCCACCGACTACGACGCCCCCCGCAAAGGCGACGACGAGAGCTCCGACGAGAGCATCGAGGAGCTCAAGGCCCACCGGGCGGAACGGGCCGACGGCAAGGTCGACGTCGACGAGTTCGACGCGGCCGAGGGGCTCGAACTGCCGGGAGCGGACCTGTCGGGCGAGGAACTGACCGTGCAGGTCCTGCCCAAGCAGCAGGACGAGTTCACCTGCGCGAGCTGCTTCATGGTGCGGCACCGCAGCCAGCTCGCCGGCGAGAACGCCGCCGGGCAGCCGATCTGCAAGGAGTGTGCCGACTGATCGCGTCGGCGGAGCACGGCCGCGGACGGCCCCGCGGGGTCGGTCCGAGGAGAGTTGCGGGCCCGGCGGCCCCAGGTCCACGTGCGTCCGGCCGCCACGATCGGGCGCATCGCCTGATGCTCCGTCAACTATCGCAGCCGCTCGATCACGGCGAGGACGAGCGCGACGAGGGTGCCGACCGGGACGACAGGCGCCCGCCGGCCGATCCGGACGAGGCGGTCATGCCCGGGCTTCGACTTCCAGGTCGGCGAGCAGACCGCGGACGCGGCGCTCGATCTCGTCGTGGATCGGGCGCACGGTCTCGACGGTCAGGGCCTTCGGGATCTCGGCGGAGATGTCGATCCCGGTCGAGACGGTGGGAGATCGTCGGCTGGGACACGTCGAACGGACCGGTCAGGTCGCAGACGCAGGCCTCGCCGCGCTCGTACGAGGCGATCAGCGACAGCAGCCGCGGCCGCACCGGGTCCGACAGCGCCTTGAACATCCGGGCGAGGTCGACCGCGGCCTCCTCGCCCAGCGGCTCGCGGACCATCGGCGAGCAGCACACCGCGGCGTCGTCCTGCCCGAGGACGACCAGCTCTGATTTCGACATGCATCTATGTTGACAACCATCTAACCTCCGAGGCAAGCTCGCTACATCGACAACCGTCGATGCAAGACCTCGGACGGGGAGACCGCCATGTCCCGTGTACAGCTCGCCCTGCGCGTCGCCGACCTCGAAGGCTCCAT
The nucleotide sequence above comes from Streptomyces sp. TLI_235. Encoded proteins:
- a CDS encoding stage II sporulation protein E (manually curated), with protein sequence MSAPEPGPVRRDHPTTAVQTVVDRSTRTVRYSSAGRPPPLLVHADGAVQVLDGATDPPLGAWENDIPRSEATAGYRPGATLVLYTDGLIERRGEDIDVGLGRLTASAARHRGLDPEDLADAVLADLGADGPQGTDDIALVAVRL